One Coffea eugenioides isolate CCC68of chromosome 2, Ceug_1.0, whole genome shotgun sequence genomic window, TGGATGTAAAATACTACTCCTAACAGTTTAGAAGGGCTGGCCGAAAAATTGCAAATGGCTTTGCCTACTTTGAAGTTGTCCTTGAATGACAATAATTGTTCTTCGAATTTAATAAtgtgctaattttttttttcctgtatGCTAGCAATATTTAATAGGAATACCTAGTTGTAGCTACAAAATATCACCCTCACAACCTCACAAGTTGTGGAGGTTGATATCCCACATCGGGGTTTAGAGGGGTTGGGGTAGAGTAGATATGTCCCCTGTGAGGCCTTCgaaagttgccggcttttgagggTTCTCATGGAATTAGGGTTTGTCCAAATATCAAAAGTCCTTTGggcttggaaaaaaaaatagcatGGAAAGAAAGGTCCACAGTTAAAATTGTAAATGCAGAACAGAAAAATATGAGAACGAAAATGAGAGTTCAGGATAAGTCAAAGCCATTAGTatcattttagaaataaaatgcGAATTTCCTCAATTGTGACAAATTTTCGAAGAGTTTCAAagctattttttttgttttgtccaAAGGAAAAAATgggttttcttttcctcctcctATTTAAGGCTAACTTATGGTTGATATTAGAACACATAATGCTGCCTACTGCCACGGTTGCACATTCCACcatagtttttttaaaaaaattttcccttttccaagggatttatttttcaaaggggcaaaaataaaaaagaaaaagttttcaaGGCAAAAATGCAAAAGAGAAGACTGAAAGAAGGATACTCCCCTTATCCAagaaaccaaagaaagggaAGCACAAATGGCGACATTGCCATCCTCTACTTTCCAACTCTCTAACCCAAATCCCTTATTtcaatcatcatcatcatccccACGCACTTGCTCTTTACTCAAACTCCACGCGCCTCCCAGCCATTCCTTCACCATCATCACTCGGGCCACTTCCGATGACTCCTCCTCCGACGAAACTGACCAGACCCAAACAGAATCCTCGGGCTCCGACTCAGACGTCTTCGAGAACCGCCTCTCCCAAGTCCGGCTCCGCTACAAAAGCGGAACCGGAAAGAAAGCGGAGGTCCGGAAGACCCGGAAGGGCAAAAAGGGAGCCTCAAGCTCAAGCTCCGGTTCCGGGATGTACCTCCCTCCGGTGCCCCTGAAGGAGGCCGTCTCAGAAGGGCTGAATGTGGAATTCGGGTTCAGCCCGTACTCGGAGCGGGTTAACGGGCGAATTGCTCTTATCGGCCTAACCGCCTTGATTCTGGTGGAGCTGGCAACGGGTCAGGGGGTGATAAAGTACCATTCGCCGGCTATAATTCTAATTCAGGTTTATTTCATGGCGGCGGCTTCGGCATTGTACGTTAAGCACGAGAAAGAGAAAGTAAGTGTTTGGCCTCAGACCCAGTCATCagcttcttcctcctcctcttctGCTGACAAATGAACACTGACAAACTTAATATTCAGAAGGGTTGGTAATTGTAAGCATGTAAAATTCTGAATCTTTTTGCGTTCTTGAATTTATATGTGTTGGCTATTTTCAACTACTTCTACTAGGACTTCCTTTCTTTCACCATGCTTATTAGCATtgtttttatcctttttttttttcccctttccccgagaaaggaaaagaaaaaaggaaagctaaccggccaaaaaaaaaaaaaaaatctcaaaacgtcaataaaaatgaaaaaacaattCGATGACTTTGTGGGCTCCTAGGTCGGATAATAATTTGTTTTCTCCGGCCCACTAAAGTGGCATGGACGCATAGAGATTTTGAAGATTCAAtaatctttttctctctttacATTTGTAGCCTCGAATGATTGTTGAATTTGGAAGTAAATATGGAATTAATTTATTGAGGGTAAAACTAGATGGTAAATGAATaaaattttaagtttttagaAAAGGGCATTTGGACATCTCAAACGGAGGCTATATTCATGGTTTTAGATGATTACTTTCATCGAGCTTTTCCAAAATCACTTAGACCATGGGACTTTGCAAACATTCAAAGGCTAAAACCCATGAAAAAACATTTTAAATGAGATGACAAGGATAACTACCAAGAGTCAAATTCAAATTGACGAAGTAAATAGGAGTAATGAAGAAGCTAATCTATCATTAGTAACAACCTACTGTCTGGTTAATTATTTACCGTGCGCAAGTAATTTTAGCACTTACTAAACGTCTGAAACGCAATAGCGAGATGCAAAAATCAGAGTGCAAGAAATCTTAGCATTTGCCGAGCACCTGCAACAACGCAATAATAAGATGCAAACAATCAGTTCCTCTGTGACTCTTAATAACCATCATGTAATGCAAGCATGCACACGATGTAAAGGAGGAAAACAGTAGTAACAATAAGAGCATGCGCGGTAGCAAAGCACATCATTTGCTTCAAAGCAAAGAAAATAGCTACATCATGTTAAGCCACCAAACAATTAATAGACGGAGTTTTAACAAATATTTATATAAGAATCCTTGAAAGTGGAAGCTCAAGAGGCCGGAAAAATCAAGTCCAGTGGTGAACCGCCAAAATTGATGATATTCAATAGCCATCATACAAACAAGTCAGGCTCCTCATGCCATCTTCCTGACTCCAGGTCCAAACCTACAGTGTAAACGTTACTATTGCTTATTTCATTTTCCCTTCCAATATACATTTGTATAGTTCTCTATCATCCCTGGAAAGAATGGTAATTTCTTTCGAGACACTGATATCTATTAATGAGTTGGAAGTACAAGTGCATCCCATCAGTACACTGGGAGAAGCACTTCAATGGGAACTCACATTTCCTTTCCCTTTCAATTCATAATATCTCACAACATACAGTTGATATAACAGAAGTCCACATCCCCGCTAATTGAACAGCTGCCCTGCGCAAATCTCCAAGCAAAATTTCTTGGAACTGATCTCTGTGATGGCTTAATCAGATTCCCCCCAGACAGGACCTTCAGACGACTCTTCCACTTAACCATACCAACTTATACAGGATTCCGTGCCCAAAAATCGTCAACTGCAAGATTAGCATCTCCATGGCTCACGGCATCCTCAGGTTCTGGCATGTAGAGGCTTGACATAGATACCTGAACATTCAAAGACCAATTAAATAGTATTAGCTTCAAACAGAAATGAACCAGAAAGGAGAAAAGCTGTCCAATTTAAAAACATAACCAGGACTCTTTTGGCTCGATTATTTCCCCCCTTCCCAGCCCATAACAGGTATCAAGTCTTTCATGCACTAGGAGAGGGAAAAGACATACCTTTGTGTCAAGAAGCATCTCCCCAGCATTATCATTAGATAGGCATGCACCATGAGCCTTCAACCATTCTGCACATTCTTCAACTCCATCTCTTTCCttctcatcacttgcttcagtTGTGGGCGAGACATTACCGAAGCCCAGAACCTGAGAAATGTATGCGACGGGAATAGTAGGACGATATGAACGAGA contains:
- the LOC113761702 gene encoding uncharacterized protein LOC113761702, with product MATLPSSTFQLSNPNPLFQSSSSSPRTCSLLKLHAPPSHSFTIITRATSDDSSSDETDQTQTESSGSDSDVFENRLSQVRLRYKSGTGKKAEVRKTRKGKKGASSSSSGSGMYLPPVPLKEAVSEGLNVEFGFSPYSERVNGRIALIGLTALILVELATGQGVIKYHSPAIILIQVYFMAAASALYVKHEKEKVSVWPQTQSSASSSSSSADK